tctctctgtctctctctctctcatgcaTGTGATCTTTGGAAATTAATTAAGCCATGAACACTTGGGAGAATGATTAATCGATGGTAGATATATATTTGATTGAATGAATGGCTGTGGATTGTTCAGGTGGGCACGGTTGGAGGCGGTACCCAACTCGCATCTCAGTCAGCTTGCTTGAACTTGCTCGGAGTCAAAGGTGCAAATAAAGAAGAAGCAGGTGCTAATGCAAGGCTTTTGGCCACCGTTGTGGCTGGTTCAGTTCTTGCTGGAGAGTTGTCTTTGATGTCTGCTATATCAGCAGGGCAGCTTGTGAGTAGCCACATGAAATACAATAGATCGAGCAAGGATGTCACCAAGGTAGCATCCTAGAGACGAAGGGAGCAAACCTCGCAAAAGCAGCTCCCTCCCCAAAAGTACAATAATAATGTAGTATAATAGATGTAATAGCAAAAGCCCGCCACCAAAAAGTAGCTTTTTGGATCTTGAtagaaaaattgacaaaaaaaaaaaaagaagtacaaAAATAATGAGGGAAAATTGGAATAAATTTTGGGGTTCTGAAATCTGAAGTAGTAGTTGAATAGAAAATGGTGggttaataataatttttaaaaaaaaggcaatagaaaagggaaaaaaaagagagggaaaggAGTTGGAAGGGGGCAAGGAAAAAAATCATATGATGAGATGAGGGGGATGGAGAGGAAAAATGTGTGAAGATATAAAAATGCCCAAACAGAACATAGCAGTGTGTCTGCTGCATTCATTGTACAAAGGGTCATGTGATGCTGCCAACTTTTTTCTGGATGAAATGAAATGAGTCGGGCTGTCACTTTGGGGAATCAATCAGTCTCCTCTTGATTTTTGTGCATCAGAAATCCCACTGGTGATGGGGACGTCGGAGAAGAGGCTCAGGCAGCAGTGTAGTGCAGTGCTTGGTTGTCGTTCATGTGCAATTTAAGGGAGGAGGATTTCCTTTTTGTTTATTCTGTATCTTTGTTAACAGTCATTAATTTAGTTTGTAATTAAGTTAAGACCGATGGATGGAATCTCAAAAAAGTTAAATTGGGACTGAGATCTCTCAAGGGAGAtgtttttgcttttgcttttgcttttgcttttgcttttgctgCTGTATGTGTATCAAAGCCATGCTCTGAATCAGATATTCATTCTCGTGCATTTTGACATGTTCATCATTTCGATTCTTTCTTGCATCAAGAAGGCTCGCAGCCGCACAGCTTGATGAATAATAATGATGATCCCATCCGCTAAAGACAAAGTGTTCCAAGTTCCTGGGGACTGGGGAGTGTGGGCCTGTtcaataattaatattattGCTGGCCTTGCTAGAGTTTGGGGAGGCCTACTAACATGGAAGAAAGGGTTGAAATCTagaatgcaagaaaaattcacTTCAATTGAATGACCAACATGTGTAAGTTTACTTGTCTGAACTTTGAAAGGTATGACCATAATTTTCCATACTAAATCAAATCTGTTTTCATAAAGCTTCATAAGAGGAGGACTAACTTCAATGTAGAAAAATTGGCGGAACCAAAGTCTTTGAACGTGCGAAGGACAATATCCCACTTGTCTCGCCCTGCCTTGCTCTCTCTCAAGCCACTGTACATTTATTTTTGGATTTGACTAAGCACTTGCAACCAACGCTTTTGAGACTTGGAATTTGTATAGTTTGCCCATCTACAATTAGGCTATTTTcgtttttgaaaatattttgtaatgttttgattactgatttttttttattatttgctgTTGATCATGTCTGAAAATAGATTTGCAATTGAAAAGAGTATTTTGGATCTTATATTAAGtgaaatatataaaataatatacTATTTTCTTGATGTCACATGCAATTCGATCCCTAATGATAAATAGTAAATTCTAgtattttatttaatatttaTCCTGGTATTAGATTATAAATAATATAGTAGATGGAAGACgataatgaaattatattattttctcttttctaaatatcactttttaattgtTGGTCGAACCTAAATGTTACGAGGTAATAAACCTTAAGGGAGattaatgaaatttttaaaatttataggGAGGCCAGTAAAATAATTAGAACccttaggggaggtttatgaaattatcccttatttaAATGTGTTTCCCGAGGACAGGTTTTGGTGGCATTCGCATGACGGCGTTAGCTGAAAAAATGTGCATTCCAAACACACTACTACTGTTAATATTATTGGTGTCCTTGCTGATTCTGGGGAGGCCTACTGACATGTAAGAAAGGGTTGAAATCTagaatgcaagaaaattcacttCAATTGAATGGGAGAAAATGAAACTAACATGTGTAGTTTACTTGTCTGAACTTTGAAATGTATGACCATAATTTTCCATACCAATCAAATCCCTGTTTGTTAATAGATAATTAATAGAAAATtagattcttttatttttattgaaggAAATGACTTTAgtgggagggggaaaaaaaaagaaatgagagtAGAGTAAACATGAGTTCATCCATTTTGTTTAGATTATGACAGGAAAGGAAATCATCACACGTTACTTACTTTTTTATCCATGATTTAAAAGTCTAATTTATGAACACATGATAgggattttagaaaattttaaaatttacatTAATCTCGATATTCTTTCCCTCCGTTTTTGTCCACTTTTGGATAGAAAAACAGGTTGACAAAAAATAACGTAAACCTTATCCCTTTCTTTCGCTCCCAATCCTTTTTATTCGCTCCTGAAAAATCAAtccaaatataaaaattttatccctccatttcttttccttttctttccctcCTATTTCCTCGAAACAAACTGCCTACAAGAATGTGCTCTAACTTAGTTCGATGCAGTTATGGTAACTTTCACATTGTTAacgtaaaaataaaaaaataaaatttataacaAGGATTAATGATGTGCAACTGTCTTGctctttttaatttctttctttttttggtgaCTCGTAATTCAAAAATGGCAGACTtgtcattttatttttccttctaTTGCCTCCTATTTTACATATACTATAGATTTTTACAGATGGATAAGAAATAGTATATTAAATCAACAGCGACTCAAGTCGTTCTTGATTTTGGCACGTGCTGTTTCCAATGACTTCCCCACTTTAATACGGGCGGCTATATACTCTGCGCCAGAAATCAtaataattcattttttagataaaacaaaaaaatcataatAATGCATTTTGACTTTTGAGTTTTGCTGATGAGGTACAAAAGACTTTTGATCTTAGCCAGTGATTACAAAgcaacaaatttttaaaataatttcattGCAATCTGAATGAATGACAGAATAGATATCATCATTCGTCAATTAAAAGAATCACTACAAATTCAATAATTCTATGCTTATCTTCCAAGAGTCAGATGGATCCTCGCATGGACCCTTTTCGTATTATTATTCTAGTAATTTGACTGTGCCAAGTCAGATGCACACTTAcgattttctttgaattaaaagatttttaaaaattttattatttttatctcGTACAcataacatttttttcaaaaaagaaaaaagaagaaacactcCAAGGAAACTATGCAATCCAAATGGATCACAAAGTAACTGATTTGACAAATgcacttttaaaaaaaatgatgggACACTAGTGAATCTATAGTACCAAATGCGACCTAATTTCTTATCCTATTCGGTAAAGGAGTGATGTGGGGAATGAAGATGATGATAGACATgaaaatgagatttttcttctttgttggTTCGTAATTACGAGCAATGAATGGTCATTTTATTAGGTTGTGGTTCGTTCTTTTAACCCACGTAGGGTAAGGGGTCTAACTCTCAACGTAACAATTGCtatattctttttcttctttttttgaaaaaaaaaaaaaaacaattgttAAATGTACACTTATCGAGAACGGCATAAACCCTAAACCCGATCATATTCGGCAGAATAATTGACAGAAATAAGTTAAAATAGTAGTAAGATGAACATATAAAAGTTTTTTCAAAATCAGACTATTGTCCCGGAATTTGTCATGTTATTGGCAAGTTTTTAGCCAATTTTATTTCATCACCTTATTTGATAAGGGGCCGGCAAATAAATATTATGAGGAGACTATATATTATGATGATGTACAATCTGTACAAATTAAATGGGTTCTTGtagtgaatttttttaaaaaaaaaatacgtAAATCCAAACCCATTCTCATGAGTTGCTTTTCAAAAGCATTTAGAAGGTCAATCAAAAATTATATTGCGTTAAATAGGTGGAAGTTTAGTCAAAGTAAGCCAATGCACTTCAATATTAGTAAATATGTAGCTTAAATACATTAAATTgctacaatatatatatatatatgtattttttacaaaaattttgaaaataacaaTCTAAACAGGCTCTAAAAGTGACGAGGCAAGAAAATTGAGacgaaaatttattattattatttttttgtgcTCATCAATTTTAATATTCAAACCCAGTACTAGTGATTGAGCCATACCCGCGGTCTTTCTGTCGCATCAGGCATGAATGGAGATAAATGCAGGCTAAATTAGTTGCTGACATAACTACAACAACCTTAGAAGTTAGAACGACGTGGAAAGTGCTGTCATGTTGGAATCGACTGAATTATTAAAAAATCTAATTTTGGAATCTAAACTATTTAAAGTTAGATTTCTAATCATTCTGTCAAATTTAATCATTAACTATATTCTTTTATTGTCTTGTAAATTGTGCGAGCATTCAAATCTATCATGTTTAACGATTAAATCTAACGGAATGAAAATGAAACATAGTCGAAACCAACATTTTCAATGCTCACATAAATTGGTTTTTGAGCAAAACAAATTTTTGTAAATCTAATGCAGGCTACATTAGTCATGGATAATCTAAAATTGGTCAAATTATAGGATTTGAATTATGGTTAGGGTAATGCTCTTACTCATGATGCAAAGTGAGTAATCGAAGACCGGACCCACAGGTTTGTTGAATTGCGTTCTTACTGAAGCAATGAACGGCGCGGATtcgtttgaattgctatttttaatgtttttgtagaaaaatgtgTAGTAGcgatttaatatatgtgagataaaaaaatgattgaaaaatatatttacgaAAAATATAAGAATTTTTAGGGTATAatcaatcaaaaattgaaaattaaaaggATAAAAGTTTATGGTCAAAGGGATTTTGGTCCTTTTTGGATGGTTGGGAAAGAACGAAAATTCGGATTTTAAAATACCATAAATGAGCAAAGAAAAGACAAGATAGACAGGAATAGGAGACAGACAAATGCTATCTACTATACAGGCCCAGATTTTGTTTGCTATTTTGGCCCAAAACACAAAAGCTGGATTGTAGATAAATACAAACGCCGTCTGTGGGAATCGAACCCACGACCACGTGGTTAAAAGCCACGCGCTCTACCGGCTGAGCTAAGACGGCGTGGACGATGATAATAAAATACTTGAAGTAATAAAAGATAATACTAGAAGAATTATCCACCATTGCCATTTCTCATGATCTTAGGCCCCATCATATAACCAGAGGCGCAAGAAGTACAAATCAGCGGGACAGATTTGACATGATGATATATTACAGTAGTACTTCAAATTCTTAATAAAGGGTTTTGCCACTTCTCCTATTAAATTCGTAACAAATTTTCTCAATATGTAAAGATTAAATGAAGagagagattaaaaaaaatatatggatACCTTTTAAATGTATGAGATTGCAttgaaaagagaagaaaaataaaggtaaagttaaatctTTGCCAGTTGGTTTAGATTTAAATGTGAGAGGCAAAATgagcttttctttttccctctaatCTGTTGACAGGTCAAAGTGATAAAGCAAgaataaaattaaatgaataCTTTATTGAAGAATAGTGAGATTTATAAATTCGTGTATGTAAATTACTATATTTTGGTAGGATATGAAGAAACCATTGCCCCCATTGTATCTCCATCTCCAATTAGTGATTATAACCACTGAAAAATCGTGTTTTGTATTACGATTTCATGTTCATCTTCGACTCAACAAATCAACATCATGATCTTTTCGCGTTTATTCAACTAGCCATCACCACGATCTCTTTCCCCTCAGACTTGCGTTTAAACGTTGGCAAGCTGCAGCTTCTTCGTTCTTTCACAGCCTAAGCAGTAATTTAACCTGAAAGCACGCCTGGATGAACTAATACACTCCCTCTCTTTAAGTACAATTTTTTCAATGTACAATGAGCAATGCTTGCTCGGTACAATATGATACAGAATAGTTTCTGAAATCGGCATGTTGCATGTAAAGAAGCCTAAGAAACTGATGAGACGACGAGCTAAGCCTTAGATCTGTAACCCGTCTGGTAGGCATGCGTATGCTTTGGCTCCAAGGCTGAAATCATATGTTCGAGGATAACAATCTTGAGCTGATAATTGTTGCAGCCACAATATCTGCATCCAAAACATAAATTATTGAACATCCATTCCCCAATGAGCTATCACAAGCCTGATACAAGTTCCTGATTTTAGATAAGTAGCATCACCAAGTCCTCAATTCCCTGTTGATATTTGGTTTTGTATCTTTCTATTGGCTTCGCTCCTGGTTTACCAGGAGCCGGGCACAATTCTAAACTTCTCTTTAACCTTTTGTTTAAACATTAGCATATACGTTTTCTCATGTAATCAACATATGGTAGTTGGGACGCTTCCCACTTCTGCCAAGAAAAGTATATGAAGTCTAATTGGATTTCCATCCTTCTAGGGAAAAACATGCATGCCTTCTGTTAACTTTACGTGTCTCTACCCCTCCCTCGTTGGCTAACTGAGTGCATTCTCCTCCGTCGCTTAAGCAGCAGAAGAAACAGAAGAACTGCAACATCCACTCACCAGTCTACCGGATTATTGCTGTTCTAAATGACTGAAACTGAACGATTATTTAAGTGTGGTAACCAGACCAAGCCCACATTCATTTAATAATATAGGCTCAAAAGATCATCCCGCTGGAACACACCGAGTTTTATTCAGGACCATTAGCACCCCACTCAGCTTCTTATATTAATTCTGCACTCAAATATAAGCTATTCTAATGAGTTCTAAAATCTCTCCTTGATTCCTCTAAACCAATACTATGTTTTTATACGGGAAAAAGTTATAAAAGATGCTCCTAGAGATTCCAAAATGATGCTTCTTCAAATTCCCAAGACAACTTTTACTGGATTCTGCCAGATTTTTTCAGAAAAATTAGTCAACAAAGCAGTGTGAAAAGGGTGCAAGTTGCACTTGCAGTAATAATTCAAGGATCGGCAAGGGAGACTGTCCTAATGATCAGTAGATCGAAAGGAGAAAAAAGCTTTGAAAGGCATTACTCTGGTTTTGATTGCAAGAACTGACATAGCAACATAGAACTTCAGCATCACTGCCAAAAAACAAACTTCAGATACAGTTGATCGTGTAATTATCTGGAAGCATTGATAACAACCAATGACCGATACCAGACTCACCTGCCCTATTACTACACAGTATTGCGATTCATTCATGttacaaacaaatacaagaaccATATCATGCTGATGGCAATTTCTTACAGCACAACGAAGTGCTGCTTAACCTGTCAGAAGGCCAATCCTTTCATCCATGACGGCATAATTGAAAAGTCAACGTAACAAAATGATGGCATACAAATGATGCAGATCACTTGCACCACCTCAGAAACTAAGTCCAATTCAAAAGTGTCCCAGATGAAGCAATATCATTATAATATTAAAATCTTAAACCATTTAATTGCAATAAAATGAGTATTAGTACATAAGATGCCAGAGATTCATATCTAAAGCCACAGCATAGCTTTTCAGCAACATAGAGCTATTTCCATTAAGTAACAGCATTCACAGGTCTCATGAACTAATTAGCTAAAGATAACCCCCACCACAATAAGTTCAAAGAATGGAATGTCATTAAGAAGACTAGGAGGAAAGAGTGCTTCAAGCTCATTAAAAGAGCAGTAATGTTTTGCAACATAAGTTTGACATCAGTTCCATTGCAGAAGCTTTGTATAATCAATCACTCTTACCCTCCTGGGAGCCAATTTCCTGCAAGTAATGTTCTGCATCCAAGGCAGCCATGCATCCTACACATTCACAATAACAAAAATTTGTAATGCTAACCAAACTGGATTCCAAACACAGTCCATGATCACTATATGACATAGAGATgtttgaaaaagggaaaaatcaaGTGTTAAAGAGAACACAAGGAAAAGCAACAGCCAAGGTAAATGAACATAAAAGTAACTTCCCTCTGAATGTTTGCATGGAAggatttaaaaattgaaagaaattggaTCGTTCCTAGTATATTATCTACCATACTTTCTGCCATAATATCCTGCAACTATGTAGGCTGTAAAATGCAGGAAAAGTAAGCCAACTTTCTTATACATGCAACCAAAGAAACACAATAGAATCAACCATTCCCTCATTTTATCCAATACTAATCAACGAAGTAAAACAGGTTTCATATCCAATTGCTGCCAAGGGGTGGGGCACACTATACTTACATGTCCAAAATAATTGGTTAACAAGAACTTAGAATTAACATATACCGTACATATGTTTGTACCAAAAGCTTAAAGATTTGCTCAGGTTGCAAGGGTGATATATCTATAATTATTTCCTTCTGTTTAACACGAGAAGCACACTATTGTATCCACTATAACCAAGAGTAAAAACTGCTTGATTCAGTTCGAGAAGCCATGCATATCCTTGAAAGCAAGAgcaaaacttgacaaagtaTTAAACACAACTTCGAACCAAAGTAACTCAAACATCTTAAACTAGCATAAAACTATAACCAAATAATCCATCTCCTCAGAGCTACATTAATTCCAAAAGCCCCCCTTCTGCTTGCATAATATATATTGTTCATCCAGATAAATTATAGCTAATGACAAATTTAAAACCCCACGAATCAAATAACACATAGAGCTATAAAGAAATCATATATCAGCAGCAATTCTCAGCTAAGATTACAAGCACATATTACAAATTCAAGCGTTTTAAACTAACCAGTGCCAGCAGCTGTAATAGCCTGCCTATACTTCTTATCCTGAACATCACCAGCAGCGAAAACTCCCTTAACGCTAGTATGGGTAGTCCCAGGCTTAGTCACCACATATCCCTCAGAATCCAGCTCCAACTGCCCACCTAAAAACTTAGTAGCAGGCTCATGCCCAATTGCGAAAAACAACCCATTAGCCTGTACATCCGAAACCTCACCGGTCACCACATTCTTCACTTTCAAGCCCCCCAACACTTTCTCCCCATAAGCCTCCACCACCACAGAATTCCACAGCACCTCAATTTTGGGATTGCTCAAAGCCCTGCTCTGCATAATTTTTGAAGCCCGAAATTCATCCCTCCTATGTATTATATAAACTTTAGACCCATATTTCGTCAAAAACGTAGCTTCCTCCATGGCCGAGTCCCCTCCGCCAATCACGGCAAGGGGCTTGTTCCTGAATATCGGGGCGGCACCGTCGCAGACGGCACAGGCGGAGATGCCACGGTTCCAGAACTCTAAAGAGCCGGGGAACTGAAGGCGTTTAGCGACAGCTCCGGTGGAGACGATGACGGAATCAGCAATGACAGTCTTGGAGTCGGTGAAGATTGTAAAAGGGTTTTTCGAGAAATCGACTTTATTCACGGTTTCAGTGAAGATTTCGGTGCCAAATCGATGGGATTGGCTGCGGAACTTTTCGGTCAGCTCGATTCCGCCGATCCCATCAGGGAAACCCGGGAAGTTTTCAACTTCGGAGGTGGTGGTGAGCTGCCCACCTGGGGCGATATCGTTGGCCATCCATCCTTCAAACATAATGGGCTTGAGTTCCGCCCT
This sequence is a window from Coffea eugenioides isolate CCC68of chromosome 7, Ceug_1.0, whole genome shotgun sequence. Protein-coding genes within it:
- the LOC113777598 gene encoding thioredoxin reductase NTRB-like, with protein sequence MVNKFSHFDPSKIFRLFTPICRLKFHSHSKKSDSPAHFARPNPFQASASLRPCPYKCSHRQNHKQMSHNCFPRFLNALRKARNLIGVATLSASATTASATGSKIPSMDDIQTLKTRLCIIGSGPAAHTAAIYAARAELKPIMFEGWMANDIAPGGQLTTTSEVENFPGFPDGIGGIELTEKFRSQSHRFGTEIFTETVNKVDFSKNPFTIFTDSKTVIADSVIVSTGAVAKRLQFPGSLEFWNRGISACAVCDGAAPIFRNKPLAVIGGGDSAMEEATFLTKYGSKVYIIHRRDEFRASKIMQSRALSNPKIEVLWNSVVVEAYGEKVLGGLKVKNVVTGEVSDVQANGLFFAIGHEPATKFLGGQLELDSEGYVVTKPGTTHTSVKGVFAAGDVQDKKYRQAITAAGTGCMAALDAEHYLQEIGSQEGKSD